A genome region from Manis pentadactyla isolate mManPen7 chromosome 5, mManPen7.hap1, whole genome shotgun sequence includes the following:
- the LOC130683978 gene encoding rho GTPase-activating protein 20-like, whose translation MLAFINEKGPLRKGVFRTPTHMKSGRELKEKLNSGKKVNWNSESIFVIVAVLKDFLQNIEGSLFSSSLYDRWLAVPCQGKREDEKITATRRLLDQLPRANAVLLQCLFGVLYNIKQHSSYNEMTAFALSQHIAPSLLCLPNPCSTEAGMYLMKRISLVEFLIENCHKIFGEDATSLLGKSSVNGGTSEATVTTEQSSCISASDSDSDSDS comes from the exons ATGCTTGCTTTTATCAATGAAAAAGGCCCTCTCAGGAAAGGAGTGTTCAGAACACCAACCCATATGAAATCTGGCAGAGAACTAAAGGAGAAGCTCAATTCCGGAAAGAAAGTGAACTGGAATAGTGAATCCATCTTTGTGATAGTGGCAGTCTTAAAG gaTTTTCTTCAAAACATCGAAGGAAGTCTTTTTTCATCCAGTCTGTATGATAGATGGCTTGCTGTTCCTTGTCAAGGGAAGAGGGAGGATGAGAAAATAACTGCCACCCGGAG gcTTTTAGACCAGCTGCCAAGAGCCAATGCTGTGCTCTTGCAGTGTCTTTTCGGGGTATTATACAACATCAAGCAGCACTCTTCATACAACGAGATGACCGCTTTTGCCTTATCACAGCATATAGCCCCGAGCCTTCTTTGTCTACCTAACCCTTGCAGCACAGAAGCAGGAATGTACTTGATGAAAAGG ATATCTCTGGTAGAATTTCTCATTGAAAACTGCCACAAGATATTTGGTGAAGatgccacttccctcctgggGAAGAGCTCAGTGAACGGTGGTACCAGTGAGGCTACAG TGACAACAGAACAGTCTTCTTGCATCTCAGCCAGTGACAGTGACAGTGACAGTGATTCATAA